The DNA region GTGATTTCCGGGGTTTTGGCTGGGATAAGACCTGACGGTCATTTTTATTTTTTTCCGAATAAGCAAAACGAATGTTCCCTGGACTGGGTAAAGCCGATCTTATCCAGTATTTCCCGGACACAATCCTCGACATTCCTGGACTCGGTGTTGATCACCATATCCGGATGCGCCGGGCTATCAAAAGGCGCCGAAACGCCGGTGAAATCCCTGATCTGTCCAGCCCGGGCTTTTTTATACATCCCTTTTACATCCCTTTGCTCGCAGACCTTCGGGCTGCATTTGACAAAAGCCAGTTTAAAGTTGCCGATAATATCTTTGACCATATTCCTCAATTCATCGGACGGAGAAACAAAACTGGCTATGACGAAATTGCCGTTGTCGTTGAATAATTTAGCGACGCAGGCGATGCGCCGGAGATTCTCTTTCCGGTCATCAGGAGAGAAGCCCAGGTCGGAATTCAAGGTGCTACGGACATCGTCGGCGTCCAGATGCACGGCCTTGAAACCCCGGTTAGACATCTCTTCCTTCAATCGCTCAGCTATAGTAGTCTTTCCCGAACAAGGCAGTCCGGTCAGCCAAAGGGTCGTGCGCAATAATTTTATGTACTCGGCGACCTCTTTCGGCACATTATCGTCTTTCCCGGCGCGCACATTGGTGCCGGAGATCTTTTCTATGTCGGCGGGCGGGTCTATCCTGTTCACCTCGTAACCGACATTCCTGCCGATATTAATGCTGGTAATATCCGGGATAATGATTATCTCGACCCTGTCTCCGTAGACCCTGCGGATCATCTCCGCCCGCTGTTCCGAGGTATACGGATTCTTCCTGGATATCTCCGTGTTCCTTATGGCGACGCAGACGTTCTCACCTTTTGCCAGGGCTTCATCGATCAAATATTTATGCCCGTTATGGAACGGCTGCCAGCGCCCGATAAAAAGAGCGTATTTTTTATGGCCATTATACATCTTGATCACCCTCCTTGCATACGGATGCAACACCGGCGCATATTCTCCGCCACGGGGCGGATACCGGCTTATTCCGATAAAGCCGGGTGCCAATTAGCGCTGGGTGTAAATTATCGGATTGTTACGATTAGGACGGAATGGTCTTGAACTAAAATTTGGTGGAGCTGAGGAGGATTGAACTCCTGACCCCTTGCATGCCATGCAAGTGCTCTCCCAGCTGAGCTACAGCCCCAATACTTACTTATCAATGATTTTTCTTATCAGCAAACTTAATTTATTGCGCCCTATCTTCCAGATATTTGACCAGAACGGCCCAGGTCTTGCTTCCGACCACTCCGTCGGGATTCATCCCGTTGGCCTGCTGGAATTTCTTTACCGCGTCCTTGGTCTGGCTACCGATCTGTCCGTCTATGGCGCCTTTATAGAATCCGCCGTTTTTTAAAGCAGTCTGGATCTCCCGGCCATTAGGCATGCGCACTTCTTTCTTTTGAAGGCCGGCCACCTGCCGCTTAAGACTGGCGTTCTCGCCTTTCTGTTTATAAAGTTCCGCCTCCAGAGAAACTGATTTCGCCTGAAGTTGGGCTATAGTCTGTTCATAACTCTGCCTTTCCGGAGATTTCAAAGTCGTGACGCATCCGGACACGGCAAAGAACAAGCTGACTATGATCATGGCGGTTACCCGCATTTCGACCTCCTTCTAAAAGTTGAGATATTATACATTAAATTTATGGAATTGACAAACAAGATTTTAGATAGTATTATTGGTAATACCTATCGATGCCGAGGTGGCGAAATGGCAGACGCGGCAGCCTCAAAAGCTGTTGTGGGCAACCACATGAGGGTTCAACTCCCTCCCTCGGCATTTATATCCTACGGCTGCCCCTGCGTATCCTTCAAACTCGCCATTCTTAAAATGGAATTCTGGTTCAAATAAGGGATTATCCCGCGGTAGATCCGATGGGCCACTATTTTATAACCCTGGTCATTAGGATGGACAAAATCGCTTTTTAAAGCCGGATTGGTGAAAATACCGCTGAGTATCCCCGGGATAAGGATAGTTCTGTATTTTACGCTTAATTCCTTATATGCCGCGCCGTAACTGGCCATCACTTCGGGCCCGCTGATATCCGCGATAGCCACCATAGCGCCTTTAGCCAAGATCGCCTTTATTATTTCTTCCATATTGCCTATCGTCTCTTCAAAAGGTATCTTATTCAGGAAATCATTGCCTCCGAATTCAACTATCACTAAAAGAGGGTCCTTGGAAAGCACATCTGTTCCGACCCGCTTCAAGGCCTCGGCGGTAGTGTCGCTGTTGATCCCTGCATTGACCACCGGCATACTGGTCATTTGGATCAACGCCGAAGGATAGTCAGCCTTAGGCCCGGCCCCGTGTCCTTTGGTTATACTATCGCCGAAACAGATTATGTTCTTACCC from Candidatus Omnitrophota bacterium includes:
- the cysC gene encoding adenylyl-sulfate kinase, producing MYNGHKKYALFIGRWQPFHNGHKYLIDEALAKGENVCVAIRNTEISRKNPYTSEQRAEMIRRVYGDRVEIIIIPDITSINIGRNVGYEVNRIDPPADIEKISGTNVRAGKDDNVPKEVAEYIKLLRTTLWLTGLPCSGKTTIAERLKEEMSNRGFKAVHLDADDVRSTLNSDLGFSPDDRKENLRRIACVAKLFNDNGNFVIASFVSPSDELRNMVKDIIGNFKLAFVKCSPKVCEQRDVKGMYKKARAGQIRDFTGVSAPFDSPAHPDMVINTESRNVEDCVREILDKIGFTQSREHSFCLFGKK
- a CDS encoding peptidoglycan-binding protein; translated protein: MRVTAMIIVSLFFAVSGCVTTLKSPERQSYEQTIAQLQAKSVSLEAELYKQKGENASLKRQVAGLQKKEVRMPNGREIQTALKNGGFYKGAIDGQIGSQTKDAVKKFQQANGMNPDGVVGSKTWAVLVKYLEDRAQ
- a CDS encoding GDSL-type esterase/lipase family protein; the encoded protein is MKKNNRGFILTACSVLCAAAVLICGCARPNIANLDSRGKNIICFGDSITKGHGAGPKADYPSALIQMTSMPVVNAGINSDTTAEALKRVGTDVLSKDPLLVIVEFGGNDFLNKIPFEETIGNMEEIIKAILAKGAMVAIADISGPEVMASYGAAYKELSVKYRTILIPGILSGIFTNPALKSDFVHPNDQGYKIVAHRIYRGIIPYLNQNSILRMASLKDTQGQP